In Flavobacterium sp. N1736, the following are encoded in one genomic region:
- a CDS encoding polyprenyl synthetase family protein encodes MHDISQYQDFFISYLESQSITKEPKNLYEPIEYILGLGGKRMRPVLTLMAAEVFNTDYKVALPAAMAVEVFHNFSLVHDDIMDDAPLRRGKVTVHEKWNINTGILSGDAMLILAYQYFEQYDPAIFRDLAKLFSKTALEVCEGQQWDVDFEERNNVTIPEYLKMIEYKTAVLVAAAMKMGAIVAKTSEKEANLIYDFGLNLGLAFQLQDDFLDAFGDPETFGKQVGGDIIENKKTFLYIKALEFSSTEKASELQKLFSLQLEDNSEKIETAKAIFNESGASKATQEAIEMYTYKAFETLDKMDINAEKKDILRTFGENLMGRKV; translated from the coding sequence ATTAGTTATTTAGAAAGCCAAAGCATTACCAAAGAACCTAAAAACCTTTATGAACCAATTGAATATATTTTAGGTCTTGGAGGAAAACGAATGCGTCCGGTACTAACATTAATGGCGGCAGAAGTTTTTAATACTGATTATAAAGTGGCACTTCCGGCAGCAATGGCCGTTGAAGTTTTTCATAATTTTTCGCTGGTTCACGATGATATTATGGATGATGCACCCTTGCGAAGAGGAAAAGTAACTGTTCATGAAAAATGGAATATCAATACCGGAATTTTATCCGGAGATGCCATGCTTATTCTGGCTTATCAGTATTTTGAACAATATGATCCAGCCATTTTCAGGGATTTAGCAAAACTGTTTAGCAAAACTGCGCTTGAAGTTTGCGAAGGGCAGCAATGGGATGTTGATTTTGAAGAAAGAAACAACGTAACGATTCCCGAATATCTGAAAATGATCGAATATAAAACGGCAGTTTTAGTCGCGGCAGCCATGAAAATGGGTGCAATTGTAGCCAAAACTTCTGAAAAAGAAGCCAATTTAATTTATGATTTCGGACTAAATCTAGGGTTGGCATTTCAGCTTCAGGATGATTTTTTAGATGCTTTTGGAGATCCCGAAACATTCGGAAAACAAGTTGGCGGTGATATTATCGAGAATAAAAAAACGTTTTTATATATAAAAGCATTAGAGTTTTCTTCGACCGAAAAAGCTTCTGAATTACAAAAATTATTCAGTTTACAACTCGAAGATAATTCAGAAAAAATCGAAACTGCAAAAGCGATTTTTAACGAATCAGGCGCTTCAAAAGCTACACAGGAAGCGATTGAAATGTATACGTACAAAGCATTTGAAACTTTAGATAAAATGGATATTAATGCTGAAAAGAAAGATATTCTTAGAACTTTTGGGGAGAATTTAATGGGGAGGAAAGTTTAG